In a single window of the Prochlorococcus marinus CUG1415 genome:
- a CDS encoding CopG family transcriptional regulator, whose product MKSTNSENEYIPLDLRISLRRDTLRLISEMAQDMGISINEVFSFLAEDSVIDLELLEDLNEIEIPNKCSPDDLKKAILKKKLC is encoded by the coding sequence ATGAAGTCAACAAACTCTGAAAATGAATACATCCCCTTAGATCTAAGGATTTCTTTGAGGAGAGATACTTTAAGGCTCATCTCAGAAATGGCTCAGGATATGGGAATAAGCATTAATGAAGTTTTTAGTTTTTTAGCGGAAGATTCTGTTATTGATCTAGAATTACTAGAAGATTTAAATGAAATTGAAATTCCCAATAAGTGCAGCCCTGATGATCTAAAAAAAGCTATTCTTAAAAAAAAGCTTTGTTAA